The Fluviispira vulneris genome includes a region encoding these proteins:
- the rpmA gene encoding 50S ribosomal protein L27, which produces MASKKAGGSTKNGRDSNPKYRGVKTYGGETVRAGNIIIRQVGTKIHPGTNVGMGKDFTLFAKIDGEVKFEHVTRERQCVSVYPVDAKA; this is translated from the coding sequence ATGGCAAGTAAAAAAGCCGGTGGTTCGACCAAAAACGGACGCGATAGCAATCCAAAATACCGTGGTGTAAAAACTTACGGTGGTGAAACTGTAAGAGCTGGCAATATCATCATTCGCCAAGTTGGAACTAAAATTCACCCAGGCACAAACGTAGGTATGGGTAAAGACTTTACTTTATTTGCAAAAATTGACGGTGAAGTTAAATTTGAGCACGTAACTCGTGAACGTCAATGCGTTAGCGTTTATCCAGTGGACGCAAAAGCTTAA
- the rplU gene encoding 50S ribosomal protein L21 codes for MSSKTNYAVVNIFGRQYKVAEGDKIKASYIEADVGTTLPFSEVLMINKAGELKVGAPTISGAKVTAQIVAHGREDKVLVFKYLRKNKSKKMHGHRQPFTTLSITHIEG; via the coding sequence GTGAGCAGTAAGACAAATTACGCAGTCGTTAATATCTTTGGTCGTCAGTACAAAGTTGCTGAAGGCGATAAAATCAAAGCAAGCTATATTGAAGCAGATGTAGGCACAACATTGCCTTTCTCTGAAGTTTTAATGATCAATAAAGCTGGAGAGTTAAAAGTTGGAGCTCCAACTATCAGCGGTGCAAAAGTAACAGCTCAGATTGTTGCTCACGGTCGCGAAGACAAAGTTCTTGTTTTTAAATATCTTCGTAAGAACAAATCCAAGAAAATGCACGGCCACCGCCAACCATTTACAACTTTGTCCATCACTCACATTGAAGGTTAA
- a CDS encoding nuclear transport factor 2 family protein gives MINKNLDMALNYYSFVVQKKINEIEKLLHPDVEFISPIKALHGKENVTPWIADYCNFAQEIEVRAKFSHDDQVMLAFDLTSVAGKSRAAVLMTFLNQSIKKIELFFDASPFLNK, from the coding sequence ATGATAAATAAGAATTTAGATATGGCACTTAATTATTATTCATTTGTTGTTCAAAAAAAAATAAATGAAATTGAAAAATTATTACATCCTGATGTAGAGTTTATAAGCCCAATCAAAGCGTTACATGGTAAAGAAAATGTAACTCCGTGGATAGCCGATTATTGCAATTTTGCACAGGAAATAGAGGTAAGAGCAAAGTTTAGTCATGATGATCAAGTGATGCTTGCATTTGATTTAACAAGCGTAGCTGGTAAATCTAGAGCCGCTGTGCTTATGACTTTTTTAAATCAATCGATTAAAAAAATTGAACTCTTTTTTGATGCATCGCCCTTTTTAAATAAATAG
- a CDS encoding L-lactate permease: protein MMLLLSISPIILLIFVLFVFRLSLALSGVISLVYTILISSIFWSLPKIYTLSSLFKGAFIALDIILIIFGAIFFLKYLTQAGTIQVIEQHLKALSPDRRVQAILIAWLFGAFIEGTAGFGTPAAIVAPFLVAIGFTPVLAIIVALTANNASVAFGAIGTPVRIGFEGLKTTDVSYYAAFINLITAMIVPCMILFFVIMTHNKDRMKNFLECLPFALIAGISFLVPYFITSLYAPELSSILGSTVGLFLMTVITKFKIFIPKNIFRFSDEIILNNKLNTTSIFNGIYPYIILLLLLLIGKFFFQNSKIFSVNLPAGLSYSLQLFNPGIVFLMTILITLFFKRINSQQIKLCLNASIKPLFKTAIAIFTICSLVQIMIITGKGVTPLPGMFEEIVIFLKSNYFPYFSIFIGAFGAFLSGSATVSNLVFAPIQSQIAQQIFYSEGWILAFQLVGAGAGNMIALQNILAVQSTVESSGKEAEILSKLILPCLIYIVIATVVGTILSKIMI from the coding sequence ATGATGCTACTATTGTCAATTTCTCCCATAATTCTTTTAATATTTGTTTTATTTGTATTTAGATTATCATTAGCACTCTCTGGCGTTATTTCTTTAGTCTATACAATATTAATAAGTTCAATTTTTTGGTCTTTACCTAAAATTTATACTTTGAGCTCCCTGTTCAAAGGCGCATTTATCGCCTTGGATATTATTTTAATCATATTTGGCGCCATTTTCTTTTTAAAATACCTTACACAAGCTGGAACGATACAAGTTATTGAACAGCATCTTAAAGCATTGTCTCCAGATAGGAGAGTTCAGGCAATTCTTATAGCATGGCTCTTTGGTGCCTTTATTGAAGGTACAGCTGGTTTTGGAACTCCCGCCGCAATCGTAGCTCCATTTTTAGTGGCAATTGGATTTACGCCTGTTCTAGCAATAATAGTTGCATTAACTGCAAACAACGCTTCAGTTGCATTTGGTGCAATTGGAACGCCAGTACGAATTGGTTTTGAAGGATTAAAAACCACAGATGTTTCCTATTATGCAGCTTTTATAAATTTAATAACAGCCATGATAGTTCCATGTATGATATTATTTTTTGTTATTATGACGCATAATAAAGATCGCATGAAAAACTTTTTAGAATGCTTACCTTTTGCATTAATTGCAGGCATTAGTTTTCTTGTACCTTATTTCATTACATCATTATATGCACCAGAATTATCATCTATTTTAGGATCAACAGTCGGACTGTTCTTAATGACAGTCATTACTAAATTTAAAATTTTTATTCCTAAAAATATTTTTAGATTTTCAGATGAAATAATACTTAATAACAAACTTAACACGACTTCCATTTTTAATGGAATTTATCCATATATTATTTTATTATTGTTATTGCTAATTGGTAAGTTCTTTTTTCAAAACTCAAAAATATTCTCAGTGAATTTACCTGCTGGTTTGTCCTATTCACTTCAATTGTTTAATCCAGGCATAGTGTTTTTAATGACTATATTAATAACGCTATTTTTTAAACGTATAAATAGTCAACAAATTAAACTTTGCTTGAATGCATCTATTAAGCCATTATTTAAAACTGCAATTGCAATTTTTACTATTTGCTCTTTGGTTCAGATTATGATCATTACCGGTAAAGGAGTGACTCCCTTACCAGGTATGTTTGAAGAAATCGTTATTTTTTTGAAGTCAAATTATTTCCCGTATTTTTCAATTTTTATTGGTGCATTTGGAGCTTTTTTATCAGGAAGCGCAACCGTTTCGAATTTAGTGTTCGCACCCATTCAATCACAAATTGCTCAGCAAATCTTTTATTCCGAAGGGTGGATTCTTGCGTTCCAGTTGGTGGGCGCAGGTGCAGGCAATATGATTGCTTTGCAAAATATTTTAGCAGTTCAATCTACAGTAGAATCCTCAGGCAAAGAAGCTGAGATACTTTCAAAGCTTATTTTACCGTGCCTGATCTATATTGTAATCGCTACCGTTGTTGGAACAATTTTATCAAAGATAATGATATAA
- a CDS encoding M24 family metallopeptidase, translated as MSINQLEIENINTNAILSMTTTSRNKTWAAIEAIKQQIHPGMTEFEAIKMANQYFADCGVRKFWHKTHIRFGESTILSFDDSYRENVTLKENDIFYIDVGPVWDGIEADCGNTFVMGEAQQFLQIKNDIKELFAEVQQYWRNTQATGQKLCEYTRWQVEKMGYLLLPEYVKGHRLSEFSHSKYSNAGLFDLDFIPSAERWILELQICHPSMKFGAFYEDLLL; from the coding sequence ATGTCCATTAATCAACTTGAAATTGAAAATATAAACACTAATGCTATTTTATCGATGACCACAACATCTCGTAATAAAACTTGGGCAGCTATTGAAGCAATTAAACAACAAATTCATCCAGGAATGACGGAATTTGAAGCCATAAAAATGGCAAATCAATATTTTGCAGATTGTGGAGTTCGAAAGTTTTGGCATAAGACCCATATCCGCTTTGGTGAATCAACTATTTTGAGTTTCGATGATTCCTACAGAGAAAATGTTACTTTAAAAGAGAATGATATTTTTTATATCGATGTGGGCCCTGTATGGGATGGTATTGAAGCTGACTGTGGCAATACTTTTGTTATGGGAGAAGCACAGCAATTTTTGCAGATTAAGAATGATATAAAAGAACTCTTTGCTGAGGTTCAACAATATTGGCGAAACACTCAAGCAACAGGGCAGAAATTATGTGAATACACGCGTTGGCAAGTCGAAAAAATGGGCTATTTGCTATTACCCGAATATGTTAAAGGTCATCGGCTATCTGAATTTTCGCACTCAAAATATTCAAATGCAGGCTTATTTGACCTCGACTTTATTCCGTCTGCAGAAAGATGGATTTTAGAATTACAAATATGTCACCCAAGTATGAAGTTTGGTGCTTTCTATGAAGATCTTTTGTTATGA
- a CDS encoding ABC transporter permease, with the protein MATELFHTGILQGLILAMIAFGIMIPFRFLNFPDLTAEGAYPLGGAVCASLIVAGIPQIFSIIGGVLAGGLLALGTSQVALRLKVNSLLAGIILSTMAYSVNLRIMGKPNIALFDMNGIKIDLILLIIVCVFCIMPFALFLQTDFGLRFRTIGNNPKFAMNNGISINKYTSLGLFIAGSLFGLAGSLIVQMQNFMDVGIGVGIVIHGLASLMIGEAIIGNRTITKQLAAPFIGALIYQQIQGIALSFGLAPSDLRFFTGSIVLIVLAIQKGGKDVN; encoded by the coding sequence ATGGCAACTGAGCTTTTTCATACTGGGATATTGCAGGGTTTAATACTAGCAATGATTGCCTTTGGCATTATGATTCCATTCCGTTTCCTCAACTTCCCTGATTTGACAGCGGAAGGGGCTTATCCACTTGGAGGTGCAGTTTGTGCAAGCCTAATTGTTGCTGGTATTCCACAAATATTTTCTATTATTGGTGGTGTGTTGGCGGGAGGATTGCTGGCATTGGGGACATCGCAAGTAGCTTTGCGACTTAAAGTCAATAGTCTTCTAGCAGGGATAATACTCAGTACTATGGCTTATAGTGTTAACCTCAGGATTATGGGTAAACCAAATATAGCTTTGTTCGATATGAATGGCATAAAAATTGATCTTATATTGCTAATTATCGTTTGTGTATTTTGCATTATGCCTTTTGCCTTGTTTTTGCAAACTGATTTTGGTTTACGGTTTCGAACTATTGGCAATAATCCTAAGTTTGCTATGAACAATGGGATCAGCATAAACAAGTATACCAGCTTGGGATTATTCATTGCAGGTTCTCTGTTTGGTCTTGCTGGCAGTTTAATAGTGCAAATGCAGAATTTCATGGATGTAGGTATTGGTGTTGGTATAGTAATTCATGGACTAGCAAGCCTTATGATTGGAGAAGCAATCATAGGAAATAGAACAATAACAAAACAACTCGCAGCCCCTTTTATTGGCGCACTTATCTATCAACAAATTCAGGGAATAGCTTTGTCTTTTGGTCTAGCGCCATCAGACTTAAGATTTTTCACCGGAAGTATTGTGTTGATTGTGCTCGCGATACAAAAAGGAGGTAAAGATGTGAATTGA
- a CDS encoding ATP-binding cassette domain-containing protein → MIQIAKVTKSFQGLFRPVINEVSLSVEKGDFCILIGANGCGKSTLLKLISNEYKADSGTIKLKGDVAQVVQDVNLGTVPEMTLLENIALNEINSPKLLFYRRFRNKVIQKLKKLDIGLEEYIDQPLKMLSGGQRQMIATLMAIHSGRQILLLDEHTSALDPKMQTLLMEYTHKQTKNLELTAIMITHKMDDAIKYGNRLIMLHQGKVALDFQGKQKKALAVHDLLAMFHQYEDQLLISGGENGN, encoded by the coding sequence ATGATTCAAATTGCTAAAGTGACCAAGTCATTTCAAGGCCTTTTTAGGCCTGTGATTAATGAAGTGAGTCTATCAGTAGAAAAAGGGGATTTCTGCATTCTAATTGGAGCCAATGGATGTGGTAAATCTACGTTGCTTAAGTTAATTAGCAATGAATATAAAGCGGATTCTGGCACGATAAAACTAAAAGGTGATGTGGCCCAAGTTGTACAAGACGTAAACCTGGGTACAGTTCCTGAAATGACTCTGCTTGAGAATATTGCCCTAAATGAAATAAATTCACCAAAATTATTATTTTATAGAAGGTTTCGAAATAAAGTTATTCAAAAGCTAAAAAAATTAGATATTGGCTTAGAGGAATATATAGATCAGCCACTGAAAATGTTATCTGGTGGGCAAAGACAAATGATTGCAACCCTAATGGCGATTCATTCAGGAAGACAAATTTTATTATTAGATGAACATACTTCGGCGCTTGATCCTAAAATGCAGACTCTGCTTATGGAATATACACACAAGCAAACCAAGAATCTTGAACTCACTGCTATAATGATTACGCATAAAATGGATGATGCTATTAAATATGGAAATCGCTTAATTATGCTTCACCAAGGAAAAGTAGCGCTGGACTTTCAAGGGAAACAAAAGAAGGCATTGGCAGTGCATGATTTACTTGCAATGTTTCATCAGTATGAAGATCAACTCTTAATATCCGGAGGAGAAAATGGCAACTGA